In the Armatimonas rosea genome, CGACACCGCGACCACCAAAGACCCGCAGGCCAAGCCCGTGGGCCTCACTGATGTCTTGGTCAACGGGGTTCCCGTCCTGCGAAACAGCCAGCTCACCGGCTCGCATCCCGGCCGCGTCCTCAAGCCAATCTCGGATAGAATAGGCTATGCAAAATAAACCACGTGTGATCACTGAGGCGGATCAGGGCAAGGAGATTAAGCTCAGGCTTGGGGAGACCTTCACGATCCAGCTCGCCGCCAACCCGACCACGGGCTACAGCTGGTACCTGCTCACCGGACCCGCGCCCTGGACCCCCGTCTCCCGAAAGTACGTCACCGATCCGCACAAGCCCAACCTAACCGGAGTCGGGGGCAAAGAGACCTTCACCTTCAAGGCCGAGAGTGTCGGAGGCGGTTTCCTGCGGCTACTTTACCTGCGCGGCTTCGAGGAGAAAATCAATACGGACAAAGCCTTCCAAGTGCGCATCGTTGTGCAAAAGTAGCGGCAGGGTTTTTCCGGTTCAGCGGTGAACCCTAAAATCATGAAAGCAAACACACTCAATATCGGGGTGGCGACCTACACGCTCCGGAACCTACCCACCGATGCGGCGATCTCGGTGCTCCAGCGCCTCGCGATCAAGACCTGCTCGCTCAAGGACTCGCACCTGCCGATGAAGGCGACCCCCGACGAGCTCAAGGCGATTGTTGCCAAGTTCACGGCGGCGGGGATCATGCCGCTCTCCGTGGGCAATGTCGGCATGAAGGACGAGGCGAGCATGCGGGCGGCGTTTGAGTATGCCAAGGCATCCGGGGTGGGGATCATGGTCTGCGCTCCGCCCCTCAACTCGATCCCGATCCTGGACAAGCTGGTCAAGGAGTTCGATATCAAGCTCGCGCTCCACAACCACGGGCCGGAGGACAAGAACTTCCCGACCCCCTACGAGGCCTACAACGCCGCCAAGGGCTTCGACCCGCGCATCGGGCTATGTGTCGATGTGGGCCACTGCGCCCGCGCCGGCAAGGACCCCGCCAAGGCGATCCTCGACTGCCGTGACCGGGTCTACGATATCCACCTGAAGGATGTCAGCGTGGTCGCGCCCAATGGCAAGCCGATCGAGGTCGGGCGGGGCGGGCTGGACATTCCCTCGATCCTCAAGGCGCTGATCGCCATCAAGTTCACCGGCAATGTCGGCTTTGAGTACGAAAAAGACGCCAAAGACCCCGTGCTAGGCCTCGCCGAGTCTGTGGGCTATGTCCGCGGCGTCCTCAAGACCCTCTAGCCGTGTTCGGGATCTCGTCGGACAACCCCGATGTTCCCTGCCCGGACTGTCGCCGCATCCTGGTCGAGGTGCGTGGTTTTAGCCGCGCCCTCGGCCTCGATGCCGGCGTGGATACCAGTGTCGGCTACGAGAACCCTGTCCTGATGTACGGCTACGCCAGCCGGGGGGAGGAAGTCTTCATTCTCTTTGAGGTCTTCAATGCCCTGCTCGATGGAGTCCTGGGGTTCTTCCACAAGCTCAAGGCCCGGCGTCTCTGCCGCAAGCTCCTCCAAGAGGCACCCAATAGCCTCATCTGCGCCAGCTGTCTGTATGTCTACCGGCGCAAGTAGCTGGCGCGGGCTCGTTAGTCGTGATAGAGTGCTGTGTCTTATTGACAATTGTGCTTCGTTGGTGGATTTCGCACTCCGGTTTGCTTCTCCTTCTGAGTCCTCGTTGCACCACCAAAACCACGTTTAACCCACGTTTGAATCAGCCTGAACCGGCGCTATTTCTCTAAATTTTCGAGAGCTAGTCGTAGGCCGATTTTCAGGAGATTTTCTATGACTTTCGAATCCCTCGGCCTGCGTGCCGAGCTTTTGCGCGCCCTCACTGACTCCGGCTACACCGAGCCCACCCCGATCCAGGCACAGGCCATCCCCATGATTCTGGAGGGCCGTGATGTCCTCGCCGCTGCCCAGACCGGCACCGGCAAGACCGCAGGCTTTACCCTGCCGATGCTCCAGAAGCTCAGCAGTGGCAAGACCGCCGCACACCCGCGCCGCATGCCGATCCGCGCCCTCATCCTCACCCCCACCCGCGAGCTCGCCGCCCAGATCGAGGAGAGTGTGCGCACCTACGGTGCCCATCTGCCCCAGCTCCGCGCCGCCGTGGTCTTTGGCGGTGTCAAGATCGGGCCGCAGATCACCACCCTCAACAAGGGGGTCGATATCCTGGTCGCCACCCCCGGCCGCCTTTTAGACCATATTAGCCAGCGCACGGTCAATATCAGCCAGGTCGAGATCCTTGTCCTGGACGAGGCCGACCGGATGCTGGACATGGGCTTTATCCGCGACATCAAGAAGATTCTCTCCCTGATGCCCCACAAGCGCCAGAACCTGCTCTTCTCTGCCACTTTTTCCAATGAGATCAAGGATCTCGCCGATGGCCTGCTCGATAGCCCCGTTCGGGTCGAGGTGCCGCGGGAGAACCTGGAGAGCGAGCTGGTGACCCAGTGCGCCTACCTGGTCTCCAAGGAGAGCAAGCGTGAGCTCCTGGAGCACCTGCTCGCCACCGAGCTCAAGGGCCAGGCGCTGGTCTTTACCCGCACCAAGCACGGGGCCGACCGCCTCTGCAAGCAGCTGGTTCGGGGCGGGACACAGGCCGCTGCGATCCACGGCGACCGGAGCCAGCCGCAGCGCACCCGCGCCCTCGCAGACTTCAAGGCGGGGACCATCCGCGTCCTGGTTGCCACCGATATCGCGGCCCGTGGCCTGGATATCGACCAGCTTCCCTTCGTGGTCAACTACGAGCTGCCCAATGTCCCGGAGGACTATGTCCACCGCATCGGGCGCACGGGCCGCGCGGGTGCCCTAGGTCAGGCAGTCTCTCTGGTGAGCGCCGACGAGCGTGCCTACGTGACGGCCATTGAGAAGCTGATCTCCAAGAAGATCGAGCGCAAGGTGCCCGTAGACTTCACGCCCTCCGTCGTGGAGACCGAGGAGACCCCGACCGCACCGCCGCACCGGAGCCAAGGCCAGCGTAGCCAGAACCAGCAGCCCCGCCAGTTCCCACGCCCGAAGTCACTGGGCGGCAGCTCTAGCGCGGGCGGGAGCAGCGAAGGCCGACGCTCCGCCGGGAGCCGCAACTTCGGTAGCGGCCGGCGCAGCTACTAGTTCGCTCGCCCCTGTTTTGGATCGCTCCCATGAACGGGAGCGTCTCGCTGTCGTCGCAAGCTCCGACACGAAGGGCTCCGCCCATAACCGCGTTTACGCGGGGTCGGCATGGGCGAAGCCCTTTGTGTCCGAGGCACGAGGACAGTAAGACGCCCCCGTTCATGGGAGCGATCTAAAACAGGGCCCATTTTTTTATAGGTCCTGGTACTCGGGAGGAAGCGTGATCTTATGGCGCGTGATGAGCTGCGTTGCT is a window encoding:
- a CDS encoding DEAD/DEAH box helicase; its protein translation is MTFESLGLRAELLRALTDSGYTEPTPIQAQAIPMILEGRDVLAAAQTGTGKTAGFTLPMLQKLSSGKTAAHPRRMPIRALILTPTRELAAQIEESVRTYGAHLPQLRAAVVFGGVKIGPQITTLNKGVDILVATPGRLLDHISQRTVNISQVEILVLDEADRMLDMGFIRDIKKILSLMPHKRQNLLFSATFSNEIKDLADGLLDSPVRVEVPRENLESELVTQCAYLVSKESKRELLEHLLATELKGQALVFTRTKHGADRLCKQLVRGGTQAAAIHGDRSQPQRTRALADFKAGTIRVLVATDIAARGLDIDQLPFVVNYELPNVPEDYVHRIGRTGRAGALGQAVSLVSADERAYVTAIEKLISKKIERKVPVDFTPSVVETEETPTAPPHRSQGQRSQNQQPRQFPRPKSLGGSSSAGGSSEGRRSAGSRNFGSGRRSY
- a CDS encoding sugar phosphate isomerase/epimerase family protein, with the protein product MKANTLNIGVATYTLRNLPTDAAISVLQRLAIKTCSLKDSHLPMKATPDELKAIVAKFTAAGIMPLSVGNVGMKDEASMRAAFEYAKASGVGIMVCAPPLNSIPILDKLVKEFDIKLALHNHGPEDKNFPTPYEAYNAAKGFDPRIGLCVDVGHCARAGKDPAKAILDCRDRVYDIHLKDVSVVAPNGKPIEVGRGGLDIPSILKALIAIKFTGNVGFEYEKDAKDPVLGLAESVGYVRGVLKTL
- a CDS encoding protease inhibitor I42 family protein; this encodes MQNKPRVITEADQGKEIKLRLGETFTIQLAANPTTGYSWYLLTGPAPWTPVSRKYVTDPHKPNLTGVGGKETFTFKAESVGGGFLRLLYLRGFEEKINTDKAFQVRIVVQK